A single Saccopteryx bilineata isolate mSacBil1 chromosome 9, mSacBil1_pri_phased_curated, whole genome shotgun sequence DNA region contains:
- the GPR15LG gene encoding protein GPR15LG translates to MRFLVLSSLLCILLLCFAIFSTEGKRRPRQPAKAWKGKPCCPQIPNPVLGTRKGHRRRNCKSCTVKRLSWVVPGALPQV, encoded by the exons ATGAGGTTTCTCGTCCTCTCCAGCCTGCTCTGCATCCTGCTTCTCTGCTTCGCCATCTTCTCCACAGAAG GAAAAAGGCGTCCTCGGCAGCCTGCTAAGGCCTGGAAAGGCAAGCCCTGCTGTCCCCAAATCCCTAATCCTGTCCTGGGGACCCGGAAAG GACACCGCAGGAGGAACTGCAAATCATGCACGGTGAAGCGCCTGTCCTGGGTGGTGCCAGGGGCACTCCCACAGGTGTAG